A section of the Neorhizobium galegae bv. orientalis str. HAMBI 540 genome encodes:
- a CDS encoding amidohydrolase family protein, whose translation MLVRTLSGTPPKTKLPKGAIDTQMHAYLPGFPSLPGGPGLPAGDLPTPAQYLQFMHWIGIERVIVTQGNAQQRDNSNLNACLAEFGSIARGVCVIDSTTSDAELDRLSTAGNVGARIMDLPGGAVNLSELEAVDAKAASQDWMVAVQFDGSNILDHEARLAKLKSRWVFDHHGKFFSGVTPDSPQIAAVKRLIDRGKCWFKFAGVYESSKAGGPDYADVAAIAREIARYAPERIVWGTNWPHNLAREQADYPDDVALTDTVLGWFPNDAARQLALVKNPEELYGLSAQ comes from the coding sequence ATGCTCGTCCGCACCCTTTCCGGCACGCCGCCCAAGACCAAACTGCCCAAGGGCGCGATCGACACTCAGATGCATGCATACCTGCCGGGCTTTCCCTCTCTGCCCGGCGGTCCGGGCCTTCCGGCGGGAGATTTGCCGACGCCGGCCCAGTATCTCCAGTTCATGCACTGGATCGGCATCGAGCGGGTCATCGTCACCCAGGGCAATGCCCAGCAGCGCGACAATTCCAATCTCAACGCCTGCCTTGCGGAATTCGGATCGATCGCCCGCGGCGTCTGCGTCATCGACAGCACCACATCGGACGCCGAACTGGACCGCCTTTCCACAGCCGGCAATGTCGGTGCGCGGATCATGGATCTGCCCGGCGGCGCGGTGAACCTCAGCGAACTCGAAGCCGTCGATGCCAAGGCGGCCTCGCAAGACTGGATGGTCGCTGTCCAGTTCGACGGCAGCAACATTCTCGATCACGAGGCGCGGCTCGCAAAACTGAAATCCCGCTGGGTCTTCGATCACCATGGCAAGTTCTTTTCAGGTGTGACACCGGACAGCCCGCAGATCGCAGCCGTCAAGCGGCTGATCGACCGTGGAAAATGCTGGTTCAAGTTCGCCGGCGTCTACGAATCTTCGAAGGCCGGCGGCCCGGACTATGCCGACGTCGCAGCCATCGCCCGCGAGATCGCCAGATATGCACCGGAACGGATCGTCTGGGGCACCAACTGGCCGCACAATCTCGCCCGCGAACAGGCCGATTATCCGGATGACGTGGCGCTGACCGACACCGTGCTCGGCTGGTTCCCAAACGATGCGGCACGCCAGCTCGCGCTCGTGAAAAACCCTGAAGAGCTTTACGGCCTGTCGGCCCAATAA
- a CDS encoding mandelate racemase/muconate lactonizing enzyme family protein has protein sequence MKIASVRTHLLEHRLDVAFESASMRFDRRAHVLVEIECDDGTIGWGECLGPARPNAAVVATYANWLIGENPLETEKIWARLYNALRDQGQRGLAVTALSGIDIALWDIKGKHFGVPVSILLGGRFRENVRAYATGSFKRDGVDRVEDNATDVARYWDEGFHASKIKIGFGVEEDLRVIRAVRDAVGPDMRLMVDANHGYDAIEAIRFGQAAAELNIDWFEEPVVPEQLAAYREVRARQPIPVAGGETWHSRWGMREPLETRAVDILQPDLAGVGGFTEAKRVADMAALHGIRVVPHVWGTAVHISAALQFMAAMIPSPVRVNPIEPILEFDRTHNPFRQAVIKTPIEHERGVVQIPNGPGLGIEINRDALKEFRMGDI, from the coding sequence ATGAAGATCGCTTCCGTTCGCACCCACCTTCTCGAACACAGGCTCGACGTCGCCTTCGAAAGCGCCTCGATGCGCTTCGATCGCCGCGCTCATGTGCTCGTTGAGATCGAGTGCGATGACGGCACGATCGGCTGGGGCGAATGCCTCGGCCCGGCCCGGCCGAATGCGGCCGTGGTCGCGACCTATGCGAACTGGCTGATCGGCGAAAACCCTCTCGAAACCGAAAAGATCTGGGCGCGGCTCTATAATGCGCTGCGCGACCAGGGCCAGCGCGGCCTTGCCGTCACGGCACTGTCCGGCATCGACATCGCGCTTTGGGATATCAAGGGCAAACATTTCGGCGTGCCGGTCTCGATCCTGCTCGGCGGGCGTTTCCGCGAGAACGTCAGGGCCTATGCGACCGGCAGCTTCAAGCGCGACGGCGTCGACCGCGTCGAGGACAATGCGACGGATGTCGCCCGTTATTGGGATGAGGGTTTTCACGCCAGCAAGATCAAGATCGGCTTCGGCGTCGAGGAGGATCTGCGCGTCATCCGCGCCGTGCGCGACGCCGTCGGCCCCGACATGCGGCTGATGGTCGACGCCAACCACGGTTATGACGCCATCGAGGCGATCAGGTTCGGCCAGGCGGCGGCAGAACTCAACATCGACTGGTTCGAAGAGCCGGTCGTGCCCGAACAGCTCGCCGCCTATCGCGAAGTCCGCGCCCGCCAGCCGATCCCGGTCGCCGGCGGCGAGACCTGGCACAGCCGCTGGGGCATGCGCGAGCCGTTGGAAACCCGTGCCGTCGATATCCTGCAGCCCGACCTTGCCGGTGTCGGCGGCTTTACCGAAGCCAAGCGCGTTGCCGATATGGCCGCCCTTCACGGCATCCGCGTCGTGCCGCATGTCTGGGGCACCGCTGTCCATATCTCAGCCGCATTGCAGTTCATGGCGGCAATGATCCCGAGCCCGGTTCGTGTCAACCCGATCGAACCGATCCTCGAATTCGACCGTACCCACAATCCGTTCCGTCAGGCGGTGATCAAAACCCCGATCGAACACGAGCGCGGCGTGGTGCAGATCCCGAACGGCCCCGGCCTTGGGATCGAAATCAACCGCGATGCGCTCAAAGAATTCCGCATGGGAGATATCTGA